One Rhinoraja longicauda isolate Sanriku21f chromosome 19, sRhiLon1.1, whole genome shotgun sequence genomic window, gacggcgcccgtggtcaggatcgaacctgagtctccggcgttgcattcgctgtaaggcagcaactctactgctgcgccaccgtgccgccctgatgtaatcatgtacagtctttccactgactggatagcacgcaacagcttttcactgtacctcagtacacgtgccaataataaattaagctataaactaaactactcagaCCACAACAGCTTGAGATGCACTTAAGGTGCTAATTAGCAACATTAAGACCCTACATCgagaccaggaactgcagatgccggttttacaaaaaaaaaatgacacagggatctttagatgctgcctgactcgctgagttactccagcactttgtgttaaaatttgataagcaagtcaacgctgtggtaaaagccagcttcttccaacttcgaaccacagctaaaatcaaacctttcctccaattcgacgacacagaaaaaaaccattcacgctttcatttcctcccgccctagactactgcaactccctatacactgggatcagccaatcttccctgtcccgcctgcaactggtccaaaacgccgcagtgagactgctgacgggtgcccgtaaaagggaccacatcaccccgattctggcctctctccactggctccctttacggtacagaatcaacttcaagctcctcctattcacgtataaagccctaaatggacactcccccccctacatcaaaatcttctaacccccctctctaactccaggtccctcaggtcggccgacttggggctattcactatcccgcggtctaggcttaagctcaggggtgaccgcgcttttgcggttgcagctcctagactgtggaacagcatccctctcccatcagaactgccccctccatcgactcctttaagtccaggctcaaaacctatttctactccctagcgtttgaggctcattgaggaggcgctgtgaactgtttgcgtgctactgtatgttttaatttttttttctattggaacctaatcagatgtacagcactttggtcaacgtgggttgtttttaaatgtgctataacaaataaaattgacttgacttgacttgactttttttAGTCCTCACTGtccgcatttggcctatatcccatctaaacctttcctacccatgtcttTTAGACGTTGTGATAGACacttgctcattccatatacccacccactgtgtaaaaaaagttgcccctcgggttcccactcaacctttcccctctcacctttaaactaGCGTCCTCTGGTCATGGATTTCGCGACTCAGGGTCAGAGGCTCTGTCCATTTACTCTAGTCTGTTGCACGATTCTGGTCCTTTCACGAAGGCTTTAACACTCAGAAAGGCCGCCTGCCTCATCACCCTCCCCACGTACCAGCCAGATCCCTCCTCATACCACTCACTCACCCTCTTTCACTGCCCCTCTTGAGAAAGTGGTTCTGGGCTCATGGCATCTGCCTGtattttttcactgtacacattgaATCAGCTGGAGTGTGCAGACCTCCTCTGCCCTTGTCAACGTAGCCAGCCGAGCTAAATAGAAGGCTATAATCTTAGCAGGACCGATTAGCAGTTTGTTCGTTTGTTGCGCGGATGTTGGTTAGATACAGACCGAGGGGCGTGGTGGGGAGAGGTAGGATATGGAGGCGGTGgaagggggagagcgggaggagGGACGGAGGGTGCGGCGGTGATGCTTTGAGGGGGATTTCCTGCGCGGGGCCACGCCTTCGGCGAGGCGCGGAGAAGGTGTGGaccggtgagggggggggggggggggcggggggagccgGGCTAAGGGTCCCACTCGTCGTCGTGGTGCTGGGCGGCGATGACCACCACCACCGTCAGGATGGCGCACAGCACCATGGAGGCGATGCCCACGGCCAGGCTGATGAAGGAGAAGTTACGGGCTTCGCGGGACGCGATCTCGGCCGACACCATGTCCCCGCGGGCGATGGCCGTCCGCACCTGTGTCCCGGAGGGAAGAGAAAACAACGCGGGCGTTAGTTTGGTTTGGGGAtacgatacatagaaacatagaggcacggtggcgcagcggtagagttgctgctttacagcgaatgcagcgccggagactcaggttcgatcctgactacgggtgctgcactgtaaggagtttgtacgttctccccgtgacctgcgtgggttttctccgagatcttcggtttcctcccacactccaaagacgtacaggtatgtaggttaattggctgggtaaatgtaaaaattgtccctagtgggtgtaggatagtgttagtgtgcggggatcactgggcggcgcggacttggtgggccgaaaaggcctgtttccggctgtatatatatgatatgatatgatatgatatgatatttggcccttcgagccagcaccgccattcattgtgatcatggctgattaattcATCCACAAGGGGCGCTGTgagctgtttatgtatgtgctgttatgtttgtgtgcccattgtatgttcgtttcttagtacctggactgatgtacagcactttggtcaacgtgggttgtgtttaaatgtgctcgacttgacaatcagtaacccgtgcctgccttctccccataccccatgattccgctagcccctagacctctatctaactctctcttaaatttattcagtgaatttcagtataggagtaaagaggttcttctgcagttgtataggcaagagacaatagaaaatagacaataggtgcaggaggaggccattcggccctttgaaccagcaccaccatccaatgtgatcatggctgatcattatcaatcagtaccccgttcctgccttctccccatacaccctgactcagctatccttaagaggtctatctagctctctcttgaatgcattcagagaattggcctccactgccttctaaggcagagaattccacagattcacaactccctgactgaaaatgtttttcctcatctcagttctaaatggcctaccccttattcgtaaacggtggccccttgttctggactcccccaacattgggaacatgtttcctgcctcaaacgtgtccaaccccttaataatcttatacgtttcgataagatcccctctcatccttctaaattccagtgtgtacaagcctagtcgctccagtctttcaacatatgacagtcccgccattccgggaattaacctagtaaacctacgctgcacgccctcaattggaGATACtgtacatagaaatatagaaaataggtgcagcaggaggccatttggcccttcgagccagcaccgccattcattgtgatcatggctgatcaattcatccacaatcagtaacctgtggctaccttctccccatatcccatgattccgctagccctgagacgtcaatctaactctctcttaaatctattcagtgaatttcagtataggagtaaagaggttcttctgcagttgtatagggccctggttagaccacatctggagtattgtgtacagttttggtctcctaatttgaggaaggacatccttgtaattgaggcagtgcagcgtaggttcacgcgattgatccccgggatggagggactgtcgtatgaggaaagattgaaaagactaggcttgtattcactggagtttcgaaggatgagaggggatcttatagagacatgtaaaattataaaatgactggacaagctagatgcaggaaaaatgttcccaatgtagggggagtccagaaccgagggccactgtcttagaataaaggggaggccatttaaaactgaggtgagaagaaactttttcacccagagagttgtgaatctgtggaattctctgccacagagggcagtggaggccaaatcactggatgaatttaagagagagttagatagagctctggggcaagtggaatcaagggatatgtggagaaggcaggcacgggttactgattgtggatgatcagccatgatcacaatgaatggcggtgctggcttgaagggccgaatggcctcctccagcacctattttctatgtttctatgtttctaattcaagtcaagtcaagtcaactttatttatcacatacatatacaagatgtgcagtgaaatgaaagtggcaatgcctgcggattgtactacaactacaaaacagaatagaattaaaaaaattaacacaaaaaataaattaatacagtaaatttaaTTAGTccctgagagttaacagtcctgatggcctgtgggatgaaactccgcctcatcctctctgttttcacagcgtgacagcggaggcgtttgcctgaccgtagcagctggaacagtccgttgctggggtggtaggggtcccccataatgttgctggctctggatctgcacctcctgatgtataggtcctgcaggggggcgagtgtagttcccacggCGAGTTCAGCCGAAAGcattactctccgcagagccttcctgtcctgggcagagctgttcccaaaccagactgtgatggggtttttttagattttttttagatttagagatacagcgcagaaacaggcccttcggccctccgggtccgcgccccccagcgatccccgcacactaacactatcccacacccacgagggataatttttacatttccccagccaattaacctacatacctgtacgtctttggagtgtgggaggaaaccgaagatctcggagaaaacccacgcaggtcacggggagaacgtacaaactccgtacagacggcgcccgaagtcaggatcgaacctgagtctccggcgctgcattcgctgtaaggcggcaactctaccgctgcgccaccggagaagatgctttctacagccccagagtagaagcactgaaggatcctcagagagactctgaatttcctcggctgtctgaggtggtaaaggcgctgccttgccttgctCCCcagggattggcctccactgccttctcgggGTTGGCAGGTTACGGGCGGTGTGGCAAAGGGGCGCGGAGTCGGGCACTCACCTGGACGGCTTTGAATATGGCAAAGATGCCCGTCGGCCAGAAGCAGCACACTGTGGTCAGCACCGCGATGGGAAGGTAGTCATGAGGGGGCCGCGGTGGGTTGATCATCCCAGAGGAGTGTGGTATCTGCTGCGTCATCTGTGCCATCCCTCTGTCTCCGGGCAGATACGGCCCCATGTTCTGAGGGGAGATATCGCCAGGAAAGatatcgtcaagcttgaaagggttcagagaacatttacatggatgttgccaggactagagggtgtgagctgtcgggatgcaacgagacctgggtgtcgtggtacaccagtcattgaaagtaggcgtgcaggtgcagcaggcagtgaagaaagccaatggtatgttggcattcatagcgaggggatttgagtataggagcagggaggttctgctgcagttgtacagggcattggggaggccacacctggagtattgcgtacagttttggtctcccaatctgaggaaagacattcttgccatagagggagtacagagaaggttcaccagattgattcctgggatggcaggactttcatatgaagaaagactggatagactcggcttgtactcgctggaatttagaagattgaggggggatcttatagaaacttacaaaattcttaagaggttggacaggctagatgcaggaagattgttcccgatgttggggaagtccagaacaaggggtcacagtttaaggataagggggaagtcttttaggaccgagatgagaaagttttttttcacacagagagtggtgaatctgtggaattctctgccacagaaggtagttgaggccagttcattggctatatttaagagggagttagatgtggcccttgtggctaaagggatcagggggtatggagagaaggcaggtacgggatactgagttggatgatcagccatgatcatattgaatggcgatgcaggctcgaagggccgaatggcctactcctgcacctattttctatgtttctgtgtttctatgaaaggaaaaggctgagatattccaaccttgcagtagaggcagaggggcgaggttggagtgtaagggtgcgtccagtggaggtggggtgcaggggctttgtagccatttCCACTGTAAGGCTCCTGGGGGAACTGGGAATCaaagggcaggcccaaaggaggtcAATCAAAGAACtcgcaaatgccgccgaacggagcagtcactggctgtggctgaaaagaaaagatgctgtctgggctgccacgtgaccatctagaggctaaccataagagacacacccaggtctgataaccctgcggtgggcctgcctcgactgagggtgtcttgtgataaaaggccgaaacacccagtgacgttgaggtacacaactgaagatgtgtctgaatggtagcaacatcacctagtggtcacccccaagaacaacacctgtcaattgtagtgcaaaccttagggattgtaacatctagtcctactaatcaacctTATGATGTAtctaagggatttattcacaaagtgctggagtaactcagcaggtcaggcagcatctcgggagagaaggaatgggtgacgtttcgggtcgagacccttcttcagactgatgtcagggggcgggacaaaggaaggatataggtggagacaggaagatagagggaaatctgggaaggaggggggggggaagagagggacagaggaactatctaaagttggagaagtcgatgttcataccacagggctgcaagctgcccaggcgaaatatgaggtgctgttcctccaatttccggtgggcctcgctatggcactggaggaggcccatgactgaaaggtcagactgggaatttggagggggagttgaagtgctcagccaccgggagatcagtttggtcaatgcggaccgagcgcaggtgttgagcgaagcaacagaagcttttcactgtagctcggtacacgtgacaataatctaaagcgCTAACTGTACTTACGTTTGCCATGGGGTAGACTGGAACGTAGGCTCCCGCGCAAGGCTGGTACTGCACCGTGTAGCCTTGGGGCCCATAGCCCGCCATCCCCATTGGCCCTGCGGGGTGATTGGCGTGCATGGCGTATCCCTGGGGCATGCTGCTGTTGAACTGAGTCTCCTGGACGTAGCCTTCGTTGCCCACCGCCATGGTGGATGGGTGCATTGGCATGGAGTAGCCTTGCGACGTGCCATTTGCCGAGGCTTCCTGCACTGGGTAGGGCGGAGGGGACATGGGCATCTGATGCCCTCCATCCCGTAACGCTAGGTGAGCAGAGGAAACAAGAGCAAAGTTAAAAGCCGAGGCACAGAAGGACCTCGCATCACACATTGTCATtctgcagaggtccttctgcagttgtacagggccccagtgagaaatttgcagatgatacaaagttgggtggcagtgtgaactgtgaggaagatgctacgaggttgcagggtgacttggacaggttgtgtgagtgggtggatgcatggcaggtgcagtttaatgtggataagtgtgaggttatccactttggtggtaagaataagaaggcagagtattatctgaatggtgtcaagttaggaaaaggggacgtacaacgagatctgggcgacccagtgcatcagtcactgaaaggaagcatgcaggtacagcaggcagtgaagaaagccaatggaatgttggccttcataacaagaggagttgagtataggagcaaagaggtccttctgcagttgtacagggctccacgcagctggagtactgtgtgtgcagttttggtctccaaatttgaggaaggatattcttgctattgagggtgtgcagcgtaggtttactaggttaattcccggaatggcgggactgtcgtaagttgaaagactggagcagctaggattgtatccactggaatttataaggatgagaggagatcttatcgaaacgtataagattattaaggggttggacacattcgaggcaggaaacatgttcccaatgttgggggagtccagaaccacgggccacagtttaagaataaggggtaggccatttagaactgagatgaggaaaaacctttttcggtcagagagttgtgaatctgtggaattctctgcctcagaaggcagtggaggccaattctctgaatgcattcaagtgagagcttgatagagctcttaaggatagcggagtcagggggtatggggagaaggcaggaacggggtactgattgagaatgatcagccatgatcacattgaatggtggtgatggctcaaagggccgaatggcctcctcctgcacctattgtctattgtctattgtccacgggGCGGTCAGGCGgggcgcagagttgctgcctcacagtgaatgcagagaccagagacccgggttccatctcgacttgcaggaaaaatgttcccaatgttgggggagtccagaaccaggggccacacacagtctaagaataaaggggaggccatttcacactgaggtgagaagaaaccttttcacccagagaatttgttgtgaatttgtggaattctctgccacagagggcagtggaggccaattcactggatgaattgaaatgaGAGTtggaaagagctctaggggccagtggaatcaaggaatatggggagaaggcaggcacaggttactgattgtagatgatcagccacgatcacaatgaatggctgtgctggctcgaagggccaagtagcctcctcctgcacttattcctcccacactccaaagacgtacaggtacgtagggtaattggctaggtaaatgtagaaatcgtccccagtgggtataggatagtgttattgtgtggggatcgctggtcggcgcggacccggtgggctgaaagggcttgtttctctgcATTGTTTCTCTAAATTATGGATGACCTGCTGTGTCcatagaagatttacgaggaagtagCCAAGGCTCGGTGGACCTGTGctcgggagtggttgagcaggctcggactcctttccttggagcgcaggaggatgaggggcgatcttatagaggggtacaaattcatgagaggtctagatcgggtagaggcacagagtctcttgcccagagtggggggaatcaaaaaccagaggacataggttcaaggtgacgggggaaagaattaataggaaccagagggataactttcacacaaagggtggtaggtgtttggaatgagttgctggaggaggtagttgagacaggtaaaatcgcaatgtttaagaaacatttagacaggtacatggataggacaggtttagagtgggtcaaacgcgggcacgtgggactggtgtagacgggacatattggccggtgtgggcaagttgggttgaagaacctgtttccatgttgtaaaacTGATTGACTCTCTAATTCTACAACCATCTCTCCAGCATCAAGAGATTCAGGAGTcaggtcaagaatgtttaattgtcatagataccgacaatggaacaattaaattcttacttgctacaacCTAACAGGCCTGCAAATATGATAACATAACAGATAAGTGCACAGTAATCAATAACACAATAAACTAATGCAAGgtaatcataatagtgcaaaaactgaTCTCCGTAATGCAATCAAGGACTCAGTCCGCAGCAGATCATAGTTGCTaaggttattttattttattttggtttagagatccagcctgaaaacaggcccttcggcccttcgagtccatgccgaccagccgccactagttctatcctacacacttaggaacaatttacagaaggcaattaacctacaactctgGTCGTCTGGAGTGCGGagggaaaccggggcaccaggaggaaacccacacggtcccagagagaatgtacaaaccccgtacagactccctacctagtcagaattgaacctgggtctcaggagctgtaaggcagcaactctgtcgctgcgtCATTATGCCACTCTaagaccaacatgtccaatctacactagtcctacttgcctgcatttggcccatatcaatagacaatagacaataggtgcaggaggaggccattcggcccttcgagccggcaccgccattcaatgtgatcatggctgatcattctcaatcagtaccccgttcctgccttctccccataccccctgactccgctatccttaagagccctatccctctaaacctgtcatatccatgtacctgtctaattgcttcttaaacgttgtgacggtccctgcctcaaccacttcctccggcagctcgttccatacacccaccaccccttgtgtgaaagagGTACCCCTCCGGTTCCTACAACTGTTTCAGGTTGATGCCTGTCTTCATAAAAACACATCGAACTGAAGGGTTTGTTCCACCTATCGCTctccacacacgcacgcacacacacacacacacacacacacatatatagaagGCAGACAGGCTCGATGAGACATATATTGACAATGTTCATGTAAATAAAGAGACAAATGGTGGGAGATGGATGGGGCTAGGTTAATGCAAATGTACAGCGTGGATAAACAGATGCACACCTACACAGATGCACAGAGAGATGGGTGGATGTGtcattaaaacaaaacttgcttGCATTCAGCGTTTCGCGCATCCACAGACGGTTCCAATGTTCTTCACAGCCAGCAGCCTATATTTGTAAAGTGCGCTCTTTGTTTGCACACAGCAACGCTCCAGAAACCATCAGGATTTGAATGCTCAATTCACTGTTTTTTGGCAGAGTTTCGCCAGGGTAAATCGTGGTCAGGGCACCAGCCCGCccttgagaggggatgggaggaggagacaaggccatcacacaaatcaacgccccacctcgtatttcgcttgggtcgcttacaccccagcggtatcaacattgacttctctaactttagatagctcctctgtccctctctttcccctccctcttcccagttctcccactgtcttcctgtctccacctacaattgtttcctttgtcccgccccctcccctgacatctgtctgaagaggtataagaaaataactgcagatgctggtacaaatcaaaggtgtttattcacaaaatgctggagtaactcagcaggtcaggcagcatctctggagagaaggaacgggcgacgtttcgggtcgagacccttcttcagactgtctgaagaagggtcacaacctgaaacgtcacccgttccttctctccagagatgctgcctgacccgctgagttactccagcgttttgtgacaccttcgatttgtaccagcgtctgcagttagaaacatagaaaataggtgcaggattaggccattcggcccttcgggcctgcaccgccattcaatatgtcatatcatatcatatatcatatatacagccggaaacaggccttttcggcccaccaagtccgtgccgcccaacgatccccgtacatgaacactatcctacacccactagggacaattttttttttacatttacccagccaattaacctacatacctgtac contains:
- the LOC144603106 gene encoding proline-rich transmembrane protein 1-like, yielding MSTEKQALRDGGHQMPMSPPPYPVQEASANGTSQGYSMPMHPSTMAVGNEGYVQETQFNSSMPQGYAMHANHPAGPMGMAGYGPQGYTVQYQPCAGAYVPVYPMANNMGPYLPGDRGMAQMTQQIPHSSGMINPPRPPHDYLPIAVLTTVCCFWPTGIFAIFKAVQVRTAIARGDMVSAEIASREARNFSFISLAVGIASMVLCAILTVVVVIAAQHHDDEWDP